Part of the Crossiella cryophila genome, CTGCAGTTCCGAGCGGTTGGCCAGGTCGCCGCTGACCCGGTACCCGGCCAGCTCGCCGCCGGACAGCTCCGCCGCCGCGCTCAGCTCGCTGCCGCGCAGGCTCAGTTCGGCGTCCAGCTCGGTGGCCGCGCCGGTGCTGCCGTCGGCGTGCAGCCAGGCCAGCTGCGCGGAGACCTTGGCGTCCAGCTCCCCGCAGTTGCCCCGGCCGCTGCCAGGGGTGGGCACGGTGATCAGCGCGCCGGTGATCCGGCTGCCGGGGGCGAGGTCCTTGCGCTTGTCGGTGCAGCCCGCGGTGGTCGGCGCCACGGTGATCTCGAACTTGGCCGGCCCGGCCATGGTGAGGCCGGTGGACGTGCCGGCCACGGCCGCCGCGGTACAGGTGATGTCGGCGTCGGCCGGGTGCGCCAGGGCCGGTGTGCCCAGGAGCAGCAGGGCGGTTGCGGCGAACAGCGGGATGGATGGAAGTCCAGCATGATCCATGCCTTCGACCCTTGGGGGACCGCTCCGGCCCGGCAACCCCGCACCGGAGCGGTTCACCACGACGTGTGACTGGGCGGCCATCGGCCGCTGTGCGTGACTAGGCGGCCATCGGCCGCGGTGCGGGCAGGTACTCTCGCAGCACCAGCGCGGCTTTGCGCCGGGTGCTGACCCTGGCCCTGGTGTCCAGGACCTCGTGGTCACGGCGTTCGATCTCGTCCAGGATGCCCGAGTACAGCGCGGTGGCCAGCCGGGAGGCCGGTCTGCTGCTCGCCGGCAGGTACTCCACCCCGGCGGAGCCCAGCGCCCACATCTCCCGGGCGCGCGCGATCTGGAAGCGGACCAGTTCGCGCAGGGCCGGGCTGGTGCTGCGCTCACCCAGGTCCGACCGGGGCACGCCGAAGCGCTCCAGGTCCTCCAGCGGCAGGTAGCAGCGGCCGAGGCGGCGGTGGTCCTTGCCGATGTCCCGGATGAAGTTGGTGAGCTGGGCGGCCTTGCTGGTGGCCACCGTGTGCTGCTCGGCCCTCGGGTCCACCGGCTCCATGATCGGCAGGATCAGCCGGGCGATGGAACCGTTGAGCGTCTCCAGGTAGCGGTCCAGGTCGGCGTAGGTGGCGTACTCGGTGATGGTCAGGTCCATCCGCATGCCGGCCAGCAGCGCCTCGATATCAGCCAGGGCTATGCCCCAGGTGCGCATGGTGTGCCCCAGCGCTCGGCCGATCGGGTCGCCGCCCACCCCGGATCGCAGATCGGCCAGCAGCCGGGAACTCCAGGTCTCGAACTCCTCGGCCCGATGTCGGGGATCGCCGCTGTCCACGATCTGGTCGGCGTAGCGGGCCAGGCCGTATATCGCGCACATGTGCGGGCGCTTGCGTGGTGGCAGCAGCAGGTTCGCCGCCCAGAACGACCGGCCGTCCATGGTGATCAGCAACCGGCGGCAGAACTCGTAGGACTCGCGCAGGACCTTGTTCTCGACCCCGGCCGCGTCCAGGGCCCGACTGTCCAGGTACACCGTTCGTCACCACCTTGCGTGAGGAGGGAAACGAAGATCAGCTACCTCCGACAGTAGAACGCCCGCGCGCCCCGGGTACGGGCTCGCGGGCGATGTTCACTGGATTGTGCCTAGGCGTGCGTCCTGGGGTACCTGCCGTGCCACCGCTTGGGCTGGATCTCCTGCACCGCCTGCTCGATCCGCTTGGGCAGCCGGGTGAACGGCGGGAACGGGAACCGGTACCGGGTGCCCGGCATGCCCGGCATGGGCGGTTCCTCCTCCACCCGCCACCGGTCCAGTGCCGGGTTGCGGGCCGGGAAGGACGGGTCGGCCGGGAAGAACTCCAGGGCCTCGCGTTGTTCCGGGTGCACCAGGCTGGCGTGGTTGAACCAGGGCAGGGTGCCCACGCCGATGGCGCCGATCTCCGACCAGGGGATCCGGTGCACCGAGCCGTCGCTGCGCCAGGACAGCGCGTCGCCGGTGGCGATCACGCCCCGGCCGCGCAGGGTGCCGCGGATGCTGAACACGCTCCAGATGAACAGCGCGGCGAAGATCAGCTGGGCCAGCCAGGTGGTGCCCTTGGCGTCGCCGTTGGCGATCACCGCCGCGCAGGCCACGGTGGCCAGTCCGAACACCGCGCCCGCCAGCAGCAGCCAGCGGGCGCTGGCCGCGCCGAAGTCCAGGTCGTAGGCCAGCGGGTTGGCCACCTTGGGTGCGGCCATCTGCCGGGTCGCTGACCGCTTGGTCGGATCGGTCAGCACGGGATTCACCTGGGTGGGGGGTGCTTCCCGTTCCCATCCGCCACGTCGCCACTGCATGTCGCCGAATTCTACCGACAGTTCTGACGCTGTCCCCGCACAGGTGATCTTGGTAAGGTTAGGCTAAGCAATCCAAGTGGGGGTTCTGTGAGCACTGAAGCCCTGGGGCGTTCCGCGGTTCGCCCGTACACCATCTTCCAGGTGGTGGTACGCCGTGTCGTCCAGCTCTCGCCCAGTGTCCGGCTGATCACCTTCGGCGGAGCGGACCTGGCCGGCTTCGCCAGTGGCGGCAACGACCAGCGGTGCAAGGTCTTCTTCCCCCGCCCCGAGCGCACCGACTTCCAGCTGCCCACCGGCGGCGACTGGTACGAGGAGTACCTCAACCTCGACCCCTCGGTCCGGCCACCCATGCGCTCCTACACGATCCGGCGCCACGACCCCGAGCGCGCCGAGATCGACATCGAGTTCGTGCTGCACGGCGACACCGGCCCCGCCTCGGCCTGGGCCCTGCGCGCCGCCGTCGGCGACCACGCCGCCGTCTGCGGGCCGGACGCGCGGCACTTCCCGGTGCTGGGCAACGAATTCCACCCGCCGGCCGACACCGGCTACCGGCTGCTCGCCGGCGATGAGACCGCACTGCCCGCGATGATGTCCATTGTGGACGCACTCGGACCCGGTGAACGCGCCGTGGTCTTCGCCGAGGTGCCCGACCCCGGCGACGTGCGTCCGCTGAACACCCTCGGCGACGTCGACATCACCTGGTTGCCGCGTGAAGCAGGTGCCGGGGTGGGTGCGGCGCTGCTGGCCGCGGTGGCCGCCGCCGAGTTGCCCGACGGCCTGCCGTACGCCTGGATCGCCGGGGAATCCACGCTGGTCAAGCAGTTGCGGCGGCACCTGGTCAACGGCCGTGGCCTCGACAAGCGACGGATCTACTTCTCCGGCTACTGGCGGCACGGCGGCGTGCTGGACTGAGCCCCGCCGGGCACGTCACGGGGGGTAGTTGTGCCGCCCGGATCCGTCGTCAGGCAGGCTGTCCCTGTGACCACCTCGATTCATCAGCGGATCGCCGAGGAAATCGGTGTGCGGGAAGGGCAGGTGCGATCGGCGGTCGAGCTGCTCGACGGCGGATCCACCGTGCCGTTCATCGCCCGGTACCGCAAGGAAGCGACCGGCATGCTCGACGACACGCAGCTGCGCACGCTCGAAGAGCGCCTGCGCTACCTGCGCGAGCTGGAGGAACGGCGCGCGGCCGTACTCGAATCCGTGCGCAGTCAGGGCAAACTCGACGAGGCGCTGGAAGCCCAGATCCTCGCCGCGGACTCCA contains:
- a CDS encoding phytoene/squalene synthase family protein, with the translated sequence MYLDSRALDAAGVENKVLRESYEFCRRLLITMDGRSFWAANLLLPPRKRPHMCAIYGLARYADQIVDSGDPRHRAEEFETWSSRLLADLRSGVGGDPIGRALGHTMRTWGIALADIEALLAGMRMDLTITEYATYADLDRYLETLNGSIARLILPIMEPVDPRAEQHTVATSKAAQLTNFIRDIGKDHRRLGRCYLPLEDLERFGVPRSDLGERSTSPALRELVRFQIARAREMWALGSAGVEYLPASSRPASRLATALYSGILDEIERRDHEVLDTRARVSTRRKAALVLREYLPAPRPMAA
- a CDS encoding siderophore-interacting protein; translated protein: MVVRRVVQLSPSVRLITFGGADLAGFASGGNDQRCKVFFPRPERTDFQLPTGGDWYEEYLNLDPSVRPPMRSYTIRRHDPERAEIDIEFVLHGDTGPASAWALRAAVGDHAAVCGPDARHFPVLGNEFHPPADTGYRLLAGDETALPAMMSIVDALGPGERAVVFAEVPDPGDVRPLNTLGDVDITWLPREAGAGVGAALLAAVAAAELPDGLPYAWIAGESTLVKQLRRHLVNGRGLDKRRIYFSGYWRHGGVLD